Proteins encoded by one window of Archaeoglobus veneficus SNP6:
- a CDS encoding glutamate synthase-related protein has product MKFKTHLLPEFIVERNDERCTRCKVCIKQCPFDVHSYDEENDRIVSREELCAGCQRCAVYCPTKALIIRPYTGTYRPNSYWTDEYIRDIKKQSEAGGIILTGCGSHRPLKIYWDHLLLNASQVTNPSIDPLREPMELRTFLGRKPDALEIEMNGEDVEIKTELHPNVVIETPILFAGMSYGALSYNAFKALAMAAKEFGTLFNTGEGGMPKEMREEFKDCTIVQCASGRFGVDPEYFNCAAVIEIKIGQGAKPGIGGHLPGEKVKINISETRMIPEGTDAISPAPHHDIYSIEDLSMLIYALKEATNYEKPVCVKIAAVHNVAAIASGIVRAGADIIAIDGFRGGTGATPKIMREHVGIPVELALAAVDQRLREERIRHKCSIIVGGGIRCAADVAKAIALGADAVYIGTAALIALGCTMCQRCHTGKCAWGICTQDPELSRRLNPKVGAQRLVNLLRGWSLELKDVLGGMGINAIESLRGNRDHLRGVGLEEWELEVLGVKGAGE; this is encoded by the coding sequence ATGAAGTTTAAGACCCATCTGCTTCCGGAGTTCATCGTTGAAAGGAACGATGAACGATGCACCCGATGTAAAGTCTGTATAAAGCAGTGCCCCTTCGATGTGCATTCATACGACGAGGAAAACGACAGAATTGTTTCCAGAGAAGAACTGTGTGCTGGCTGCCAGCGCTGTGCAGTTTACTGCCCAACAAAGGCGCTGATAATCCGCCCATACACCGGAACGTACAGACCCAACAGCTACTGGACTGACGAATATATAAGGGACATAAAGAAGCAGTCGGAGGCAGGAGGAATCATTCTAACAGGTTGCGGCAGTCATCGCCCCTTGAAGATTTACTGGGATCACCTCCTCCTCAACGCTTCTCAGGTAACGAATCCCTCTATAGACCCGCTCCGTGAGCCTATGGAGCTCAGAACGTTCCTTGGCAGAAAGCCAGATGCGCTCGAGATAGAGATGAATGGAGAGGATGTTGAAATCAAGACGGAGCTTCATCCGAACGTCGTGATCGAGACACCCATTCTCTTCGCCGGAATGTCGTATGGGGCGCTCAGCTATAACGCGTTCAAAGCCCTCGCAATGGCCGCCAAGGAGTTCGGAACGTTGTTCAACACCGGTGAGGGTGGAATGCCAAAGGAAATGAGGGAGGAGTTCAAGGACTGCACCATTGTGCAGTGCGCAAGTGGAAGATTTGGTGTCGATCCTGAATACTTCAACTGTGCAGCAGTCATCGAAATTAAAATAGGTCAGGGAGCGAAGCCGGGTATAGGTGGGCATTTGCCTGGAGAGAAGGTGAAGATCAACATATCAGAAACGAGAATGATTCCTGAAGGAACGGATGCCATTTCTCCTGCTCCTCACCACGACATCTACTCGATTGAAGACCTTTCCATGCTCATATACGCTCTGAAGGAGGCGACGAACTACGAGAAGCCTGTCTGCGTTAAGATTGCAGCGGTTCACAACGTTGCAGCCATAGCGTCTGGAATAGTAAGAGCTGGAGCGGATATAATAGCCATAGATGGTTTCAGAGGTGGAACTGGAGCCACTCCAAAGATAATGAGAGAGCATGTGGGCATCCCTGTCGAGCTGGCTCTTGCAGCCGTTGACCAGAGACTCAGAGAGGAGCGCATAAGGCACAAGTGTTCTATAATCGTTGGTGGAGGTATAAGGTGCGCTGCAGATGTCGCGAAGGCCATTGCACTGGGAGCAGATGCCGTGTACATTGGTACTGCAGCGCTGATAGCTTTGGGCTGTACAATGTGCCAGAGATGCCATACGGGTAAGTGCGCCTGGGGTATATGCACACAGGATCCCGAGCTTTCAAGGCGTTTGAATCCGAAGGTTGGAGCTCAAAGACTCGTAAACCTTTTGAGGGGCTGGAGTCTCGAGCTCAAGGACGTGCTGGGTGGAATGGGTATAAATGCCATCGAAAGTCTGAGAGGTAACAGAGATCACCTGCGCGGTGTTGGGCTTGAAGAATGGGAGCTTGAGGTTCTTGGCGTAAAGGGGGCTGGTGAGTAA
- a CDS encoding queuosine precursor transporter encodes MLDFVVWAVATLGIVTLTIVLAERYGVEIAVGIFASLTVIANILAVKRIAVASLIGPAGVLVYSSTFLITDILGEIYGKEYGKKAVIAGFFANIVALVSILIAVNWQPAPSFAMPPELEKAFEDVFSFAPRIVIASMIAYLVSQTHDVYAFHFWKTKTGGKYLWLRNNASTIVSQLIDTVLFITIAFYGVVPTEALLGMIFGQYVIKVAIALLDTPFMYIATYTWKVISPNSVN; translated from the coding sequence GTGCTCGACTTCGTCGTGTGGGCTGTGGCAACGCTCGGGATAGTGACGCTAACAATCGTGCTCGCGGAGCGCTATGGCGTTGAGATAGCCGTGGGTATCTTCGCTTCTCTAACTGTAATTGCCAACATCTTGGCAGTGAAGAGGATAGCTGTTGCATCTCTCATAGGCCCAGCGGGCGTCCTCGTTTATTCCTCGACGTTCCTCATAACCGATATCCTAGGTGAGATCTACGGGAAAGAGTACGGCAAGAAGGCCGTAATCGCTGGCTTCTTTGCGAATATAGTCGCACTCGTTTCAATTCTCATAGCTGTGAACTGGCAGCCAGCCCCAAGCTTCGCTATGCCGCCAGAACTTGAAAAGGCGTTCGAAGATGTCTTCAGCTTCGCCCCCCGCATTGTCATTGCATCTATGATTGCCTATTTGGTTTCACAGACCCATGATGTTTATGCATTCCATTTCTGGAAAACTAAAACAGGAGGAAAATATCTCTGGCTGAGAAACAACGCCTCAACAATAGTGTCACAGCTAATAGACACCGTACTGTTCATAACAATTGCATTCTACGGTGTCGTGCCCACTGAAGCCCTCCTCGGGATGATATTCGGCCAGTACGTCATAAAAGTGGCAATAGCCCTGCTGGATACGCCGTTCATGTACATCGCGACATATACATGGAAGGTTATATCTCCAAATTCGGTTAACTAA
- a CDS encoding beta-ribofuranosylaminobenzene 5'-phosphate synthase, translating into MPEKVRIRTPSRLHVTLIDLNGSLGRIDGGVGISVNEPFVEVIGRRSDEVSVEGGINADRFRNIALKLEKHFGFSATLEVKSDYRPHIGLGSGTQISLAVATIYATLAGKKMSVRELASLVGRGGTSGIGVAAFEYGGFIVDGGHSTKVKPSFLPSSASKAPPPPVIARHDFPDWKIVIAIPELTGAHGRAEVDLFSKNCPIPLEEVRELSHIILMQMLPAVVEEDLDAFCKALNRIQQIGFKRIEVERYDVIKDLLSTIDCAGMSSTGPAIFAVTDTDAKSISKEIKSFFSDAGFDCESIITRARNRGAEVELL; encoded by the coding sequence ATGCCGGAGAAGGTCAGAATTAGAACTCCATCAAGGCTTCACGTCACGCTGATCGATTTAAATGGTAGTCTCGGTAGAATCGACGGAGGAGTTGGAATATCCGTTAACGAGCCCTTTGTGGAGGTAATAGGCAGGAGAAGTGACGAAGTTAGTGTCGAAGGTGGTATAAACGCTGACAGGTTTAGAAACATCGCCCTAAAACTCGAAAAGCACTTTGGCTTTAGCGCTACTCTTGAAGTAAAATCAGACTACAGACCCCACATAGGGCTCGGAAGCGGAACTCAGATCAGCCTTGCAGTAGCAACGATATATGCAACTCTTGCGGGCAAAAAGATGAGTGTAAGGGAGCTTGCATCGCTCGTTGGAAGAGGTGGAACTTCAGGCATAGGTGTTGCAGCCTTCGAGTACGGCGGATTCATAGTCGATGGTGGTCACTCAACGAAGGTCAAGCCTTCTTTTCTCCCGTCTTCAGCGAGCAAAGCCCCACCTCCACCAGTTATTGCAAGGCATGACTTTCCTGACTGGAAAATAGTCATCGCAATTCCTGAGCTTACCGGAGCCCACGGAAGGGCCGAGGTTGATCTGTTCAGCAAGAACTGCCCCATACCTCTCGAGGAAGTTAGAGAACTCTCTCACATCATTCTGATGCAAATGCTGCCTGCAGTGGTCGAAGAAGACCTTGACGCCTTCTGTAAGGCTTTAAACAGAATCCAGCAGATAGGCTTCAAGCGCATCGAAGTTGAGCGATACGATGTCATCAAAGACCTCCTGAGCACGATAGACTGCGCGGGTATGAGCTCCACCGGCCCTGCAATTTTTGCTGTGACTGACACCGATGCGAAGAGCATTTCGAAGGAAATCAAGAGCTTTTTCAGTGATGCCGGCTTCGACTGCGAAAGCATAATCACGAGAGCGAGAAACAGAGGAGCGGAGGTTGAACTGCTGTGA
- a CDS encoding thymidylate synthase, whose amino-acid sequence MIIASSVEDARRRLIGKILEEGKPFPSRYGRAIQCRPALVVIKNPEYVEELDYSCWQICRESYFDRVEGLLDVAAERLRAKPYTRRISIPIWLPKDHLCETPPAITEVSFLYFNDRLNVTAFVRSLDALNYFTPDSDFLNYMLEEVSEKSGLEKGSIAMLISCPHIYERDVERAESEARKAEEIFGVTDEAAHLVEDYISSAWHSALEAVYHGKEKQTEWGEVFEGQQTSRFVPRLFVEVRKPEENQIHDKAPFTREYGVEYAHSYVIYANCIDKPVSEPILKEGEVYTYAERARYCENDEVKVDQLYMCMEKLREERCRRDCYVGISRPWDLTSDEPPCLRGYQLVCEIQNDCNRLAGIFYMRSNDIYGAMHANMFAFATLTEYVAELTDFSGCTYYHFANDAHIYGEFIDAVKEILYPETPAFWSHLTL is encoded by the coding sequence ATGATCATCGCCAGCAGCGTTGAAGATGCGAGGAGAAGGCTCATAGGCAAAATTCTTGAAGAAGGAAAGCCATTTCCATCAAGGTATGGCCGCGCAATTCAATGCAGGCCAGCCCTCGTAGTTATTAAAAATCCGGAATACGTCGAGGAGCTCGACTACTCCTGCTGGCAGATATGCCGTGAAAGCTACTTCGACAGGGTCGAAGGTTTACTCGATGTCGCAGCAGAGAGGCTGAGAGCAAAGCCCTACACCCGCAGGATTTCAATACCCATATGGCTACCCAAAGACCATCTCTGCGAAACTCCGCCTGCGATAACGGAAGTAAGCTTCCTCTACTTCAACGACAGGCTCAACGTCACGGCCTTCGTGAGGAGCCTTGATGCACTTAACTACTTTACTCCCGACTCCGACTTTCTGAACTACATGCTCGAAGAAGTATCTGAAAAATCCGGCCTTGAAAAGGGGAGCATTGCCATGCTCATTTCCTGCCCCCACATTTACGAGAGGGATGTTGAAAGGGCTGAAAGTGAGGCGAGAAAAGCAGAGGAGATTTTTGGGGTTACGGATGAGGCAGCACACCTCGTCGAAGATTACATTTCTTCTGCCTGGCATTCTGCCCTCGAGGCGGTTTACCACGGAAAGGAGAAGCAGACTGAGTGGGGAGAGGTTTTTGAGGGACAACAGACGAGCAGGTTCGTGCCCAGGCTCTTTGTTGAGGTGAGAAAGCCAGAAGAAAATCAGATTCACGATAAGGCTCCATTTACAAGAGAGTATGGAGTAGAGTATGCTCACAGCTATGTCATTTACGCGAATTGTATTGACAAACCTGTTAGCGAGCCGATTTTGAAGGAGGGCGAAGTCTACACGTACGCAGAGCGTGCGAGGTATTGCGAGAACGACGAAGTTAAGGTTGACCAGCTCTATATGTGCATGGAAAAGCTTAGGGAGGAGAGATGCAGACGGGATTGCTACGTGGGCATATCGAGGCCATGGGATTTGACGAGCGATGAACCTCCGTGTCTCCGCGGCTATCAGCTTGTGTGTGAAATCCAGAATGACTGCAATCGGCTTGCAGGCATTTTCTACATGCGCTCGAACGACATCTATGGAGCGATGCACGCAAACATGTTTGCTTTCGCTACTCTTACAGAATATGTTGCAGAACTCACAGACTTTTCCGGCTGCACGTACTACCATTTCGCAAACGATGCCCACATATACGGGGAGTTCATAGATGCCGTGAAGGAAATTCTCTACCCGGAAACACCGGCATTTTGGAGTCATTTAACTCTGTAA
- a CDS encoding class II glutamine amidotransferase yields MRHRLPDKEIQACAIFGVMDRSGRRFSGELIIEAMKNMKVRGNGLGGGFAVYGVYPEYKDYYALHVMFQDGSRQAKAEVDDFLYDNFDVVHDEEIPTNPEADVVDPPLFWRYFVQPQKKGEEKKLSDDDYVVRKVMYINTCIEDAFVFSSGKDMGVFKGVGFPEDIADFFMLDELYEGYIWTAHSRFPTNTPGWWGGAHPFCILDWTVVHNGEISSYGTNRRFLEMYGYYCTLYTDTEVIAYAVDLLMRRQRLPIEIVAKIFAPPMWDQIDHMDEKRKKFYTTLRMVYAPLLLNGPFTVIIAHHGEMVGLTDRIRLRPITAGEKGDIIFMSSEEAAIRAVCPDLDRVWTPHGGEPIIGRLNSKREGETDEV; encoded by the coding sequence ATGAGACACAGACTCCCGGACAAGGAGATTCAGGCCTGTGCAATATTCGGTGTCATGGATCGTAGCGGGAGACGGTTCAGTGGGGAATTGATAATCGAGGCCATGAAAAACATGAAAGTCAGAGGAAATGGCCTCGGTGGAGGATTTGCCGTTTATGGTGTATATCCTGAGTATAAAGACTATTACGCTCTTCACGTGATGTTTCAGGATGGGAGCAGGCAGGCGAAGGCTGAAGTGGACGACTTCCTGTACGACAATTTCGATGTCGTTCACGACGAGGAAATTCCGACGAATCCCGAAGCAGACGTTGTCGATCCACCACTCTTCTGGCGATACTTTGTACAGCCGCAGAAGAAGGGGGAGGAGAAGAAGCTTTCAGATGACGATTATGTGGTCAGAAAGGTTATGTACATAAATACATGCATAGAAGATGCCTTCGTCTTCTCTTCCGGCAAGGATATGGGCGTTTTCAAGGGAGTGGGATTCCCTGAGGACATTGCAGACTTCTTCATGCTCGATGAGCTTTACGAGGGATACATCTGGACGGCCCACAGTCGCTTCCCGACCAACACACCCGGCTGGTGGGGTGGAGCACACCCCTTCTGCATCCTCGACTGGACAGTTGTGCACAACGGTGAGATCTCCTCATACGGAACAAACAGGCGATTCCTCGAAATGTACGGCTACTACTGCACTCTCTACACGGATACCGAGGTTATAGCGTATGCAGTCGATTTGCTGATGCGCAGGCAGAGGCTGCCCATTGAAATAGTTGCGAAGATATTTGCTCCTCCCATGTGGGATCAGATAGACCATATGGATGAAAAGAGAAAGAAGTTCTACACAACCCTCAGAATGGTTTATGCTCCTCTGCTTCTCAACGGGCCGTTTACGGTGATCATAGCCCACCACGGTGAGATGGTCGGACTGACTGACAGAATAAGGTTGAGACCCATCACCGCCGGTGAGAAAGGCGACATTATCTTCATGTCGTCGGAGGAGGCTGCCATAAGGGCAGTCTGTCCCGACCTTGATAGAGTCTGGACTCCACATGGCGGTGAGCCAATAATAGGCAGGCTAAACTCGAAGCGAGAAGGTGAGACTGATGAAGTTTAA
- a CDS encoding tRNA (adenine-N1)-methyltransferase — protein sequence MAIEPPVVLIRGKDSFLVERFEGELHTHKGIIRLEELRDKNYGDEIATHLGVKYRIMPFKPADFFKHFKRGATPIMPKDIGAIIAYTGLSPDSLILDAGTGSGMLAAYLAYFNKYGEVITVEKRKDFAKIARRNFRLAKLKNIHQIVGDVKFVAEGFKREFDLIVLDMKDDAEFIPAAKRILKTSGYIAVYNPYFEATKRVYEAMVREGFKEIESFEILRTDLEFKRVGTRPVTRVWHTGFIVIGRNV from the coding sequence ATGGCTATCGAACCGCCAGTAGTCCTGATCAGGGGAAAGGACAGCTTTCTTGTTGAGAGGTTTGAGGGAGAACTTCACACGCATAAAGGCATCATAAGGCTGGAGGAGCTAAGAGATAAGAATTATGGCGATGAAATTGCAACACATCTTGGAGTGAAATACCGCATAATGCCCTTTAAGCCAGCGGATTTCTTCAAGCACTTCAAAAGAGGCGCAACGCCGATAATGCCCAAAGACATCGGAGCAATCATAGCTTACACCGGTCTTAGCCCAGACTCCCTCATACTCGATGCAGGCACGGGCAGCGGAATGCTCGCAGCTTATCTTGCGTACTTCAACAAGTACGGCGAAGTTATTACTGTTGAAAAAAGAAAGGACTTTGCGAAGATTGCAAGGAGAAACTTCAGGCTTGCGAAGCTGAAAAACATCCATCAGATAGTCGGAGACGTGAAGTTCGTTGCAGAGGGTTTTAAGAGGGAGTTCGATTTAATTGTTCTCGACATGAAGGATGATGCTGAGTTCATACCAGCAGCAAAACGCATACTGAAAACGAGCGGCTACATCGCCGTTTACAATCCTTATTTCGAAGCTACAAAGAGGGTTTACGAGGCGATGGTGAGGGAGGGTTTTAAGGAAATTGAGAGCTTTGAAATCCTCAGAACAGACCTCGAGTTTAAGCGCGTGGGTACGAGGCCAGTAACAAGGGTGTGGCACACAGGTTTCATAGTCATAGGGAGAAACGTTTAG
- a CDS encoding fibrillarin-like rRNA/tRNA 2'-O-methyltransferase has product MKGKTKEILHNVYLIEREDRKILATKSKYGTHYGEKKFGEFREWIPSRSKLAAMLLKGYSIDIKPDWKILYLGAASGTTVSHLADIVEEGVIYAVEYSAKPFTKLIELAEERRNIIPLLEDASKPQRYSGIVEKVDFVYQDIAQKNQVEIFLDNIGMFLKEGGEGLIMVKARSIDSTAEPSEIFRAVIKKLSESLRVVAHEGLEPYHKDHIFVHVSV; this is encoded by the coding sequence ATGAAAGGGAAGACGAAAGAAATTCTCCACAACGTTTACCTCATTGAGAGAGAAGATAGGAAAATTCTCGCAACAAAGAGCAAATACGGTACCCACTACGGGGAGAAGAAGTTTGGAGAGTTCAGAGAGTGGATTCCATCGAGGAGCAAGCTTGCTGCCATGCTTCTCAAGGGATACAGTATCGACATAAAACCAGACTGGAAAATACTCTACCTCGGGGCTGCGAGCGGGACAACAGTTAGCCATCTCGCAGATATTGTAGAGGAAGGGGTGATATATGCAGTGGAATACTCCGCAAAGCCATTCACAAAGCTGATAGAGCTCGCAGAAGAGAGAAGAAACATTATCCCGTTGCTGGAGGATGCATCCAAGCCCCAGAGGTACAGCGGCATAGTGGAGAAGGTTGATTTCGTCTATCAGGACATAGCCCAGAAGAATCAGGTGGAGATTTTCCTCGATAACATCGGGATGTTTCTCAAAGAAGGGGGAGAGGGGCTGATAATGGTCAAGGCAAGGAGTATCGATTCTACGGCTGAACCATCGGAGATATTCAGGGCTGTGATAAAGAAGCTGTCAGAGTCGCTGAGGGTCGTTGCCCATGAAGGCCTCGAACCCTACCACAAAGACCACATATTCGTGCACGTGTCGGTATAA
- a CDS encoding nascent polypeptide-associated complex protein codes for MFPANPNQLKKMMKQMGINMEEIAAEEVIIRTRSEELVFKNPTVTKIAAKGMETFQIVGSYEVIERKPPISEEDVKLIMEQAGVSEEVARKALEEANGDLAEALLKLQE; via the coding sequence ATGTTCCCAGCGAATCCTAACCAGCTCAAGAAGATGATGAAGCAGATGGGCATCAACATGGAAGAGATTGCAGCCGAGGAGGTAATAATCAGAACGAGGAGCGAGGAACTCGTTTTCAAAAATCCGACGGTTACAAAGATCGCCGCCAAAGGTATGGAGACCTTCCAGATCGTTGGCAGCTACGAAGTCATCGAAAGAAAACCGCCCATCAGCGAGGAGGACGTGAAGCTCATAATGGAGCAGGCCGGTGTTAGCGAGGAAGTTGCAAGGAAAGCACTGGAGGAAGCAAATGGTGATCTTGCGGAAGCACTACTCAAGCTTCAGGAGTAG
- a CDS encoding Pre-mRNA processing ribonucleoprotein-binding domain-containing protein: MKYRVWFGEVEDGKVKLSDNFVESFMNACNEELPFNVFDLGVKVFGSPEKYYSKLRKTAIEVARLKAEKELRREDRYAIMLLKALDEIDESINLLENKLADVEEVKESEVTEEMQEEIRRLKGLRRRIEGEIEAVMGKIAPNLSAILGGVIAARLLEKVGSLQRLASLPASTIQILGAEKSLYKAMARMRKGKPAKIPKHGVIFQHPFIRTLPKKKRGKMARFMAAKLAIAARIDYFTGELKEELATDVRKKYEELRRA; encoded by the coding sequence GTGAAATATAGGGTCTGGTTTGGTGAAGTTGAAGATGGAAAGGTAAAGCTGAGTGATAACTTCGTGGAGAGTTTCATGAACGCCTGCAACGAAGAACTACCCTTCAATGTCTTCGACTTGGGTGTTAAGGTCTTTGGATCACCGGAAAAATACTATTCCAAGCTTAGAAAAACGGCTATAGAAGTTGCAAGGCTCAAAGCGGAGAAAGAACTGAGAAGAGAGGACCGCTATGCGATAATGCTTCTCAAAGCCCTCGACGAAATCGACGAATCGATCAATCTCCTCGAGAACAAGCTTGCTGACGTCGAGGAGGTAAAGGAGAGCGAAGTTACGGAAGAGATGCAGGAGGAGATACGGAGACTGAAAGGGCTGAGAAGGAGAATTGAGGGCGAAATAGAGGCAGTAATGGGAAAAATCGCACCAAATCTTTCTGCAATTCTCGGCGGGGTTATTGCTGCAAGGCTCCTTGAAAAGGTTGGGAGCTTGCAGAGGCTTGCATCGCTTCCCGCAAGTACCATACAGATACTCGGGGCAGAAAAGAGCCTTTACAAGGCGATGGCAAGAATGAGGAAGGGCAAACCTGCGAAAATTCCAAAGCACGGTGTGATTTTCCAGCACCCGTTCATCAGAACGTTGCCGAAGAAGAAAAGAGGTAAGATGGCGAGATTTATGGCTGCAAAGCTCGCGATAGCGGCGAGGATTGACTACTTTACGGGAGAGCTAAAGGAAGAACTCGCTACAGATGTTAGAAAGAAGTATGAGGAGCTGAGAAGGGCATGA
- a CDS encoding GltB/FmdC/FwdC-like GXGXG domain-containing protein — translation MLPAVFRDAFLENVRKVDELLEYALIEGDVAKIDASQLNHKELNDLMRECVLKGAKKLILKNVCGQRYIGTRLYFPDRRKLEIEIFGTPGNDLGAFLDGHRIIVHGNAQDGVGNTMNDGEIVIEGRAGDVVAMAMRGGKIFIRDDVGYRTAIHMKEYKDKIPVLVVGGTSQDFLGEYMAGGRVILLGLTLKKPKHKAYYIGTGMHGGVIYIRGEVEEHQLGKEVGVVDMEEEDWKTLERYVGEFSTYFGYDADEILAEKFMKLLPVTKRPYGRIYAY, via the coding sequence ATGCTGCCAGCGGTGTTTAGAGATGCATTTCTCGAGAACGTCCGCAAGGTTGACGAACTCCTTGAATACGCCCTGATCGAAGGCGACGTTGCTAAAATAGATGCTTCACAGCTCAATCACAAGGAACTGAACGATTTAATGCGTGAGTGTGTGCTTAAAGGGGCGAAGAAGCTGATTCTCAAGAACGTCTGCGGGCAGCGATACATTGGAACGAGGCTATACTTCCCGGACAGGAGAAAACTCGAAATCGAAATTTTTGGTACACCTGGCAACGACCTCGGAGCATTTCTCGATGGTCATCGAATAATTGTCCACGGAAACGCCCAGGATGGGGTCGGCAACACGATGAACGACGGAGAAATTGTAATCGAAGGGAGGGCTGGCGACGTCGTTGCGATGGCTATGAGGGGTGGTAAGATATTCATCAGGGACGACGTGGGCTACAGAACGGCAATCCACATGAAGGAATACAAGGATAAAATTCCAGTCCTCGTGGTCGGCGGGACGTCGCAGGATTTTCTCGGCGAGTACATGGCTGGTGGTAGAGTAATTCTGCTTGGCCTTACGCTCAAAAAGCCGAAACACAAGGCATACTACATCGGCACCGGCATGCACGGTGGGGTCATATACATCAGGGGCGAAGTGGAAGAGCACCAGCTCGGCAAGGAAGTCGGTGTAGTCGATATGGAAGAGGAGGACTGGAAGACTCTTGAGAGATATGTGGGCGAGTTCTCTACTTACTTTGGCTATGACGCAGATGAAATTCTCGCAGAGAAGTTCATGAAGCTCCTGCCGGTGACGAAGAGGCCGTACGGGAGGATATACGCGTATTGA
- a CDS encoding IS481 family transposase — protein MRKLTNKKIRWIIRQLDRGTPVKEIAAVMRVTPRRIYQIKKQYEETGEIPELRQSGRKPKQIDKEIEQIILQTYNKYRLSPVPLEKLIERDYGIHIPHNTIYKVLLKHGLVEENMNKKKRRKWVRYERKHSMSLWQGDWKMLGEKWIIAFMDDASRFITCYGVFDSATTENTIRVLRKGFAEYGIPDEILTDHGTQFVAAKSREKARHKFKEFLKENGIRHILARVNHPQTNGKIERFFGLMEQKIGLFESLDEFVYWYNYVKPHMSLNFDELEIPYQAFLRKLPAERVFEFSGRWLIEE, from the coding sequence GTGAGAAAACTAACGAACAAAAAGATCAGGTGGATAATCAGACAACTTGACAGAGGAACTCCAGTGAAGGAAATAGCTGCTGTGATGAGAGTAACACCAAGAAGAATCTACCAGATTAAAAAACAATACGAGGAAACAGGAGAAATTCCAGAACTGAGACAATCGGGAAGAAAACCCAAACAGATAGACAAAGAGATAGAACAAATAATCCTGCAAACCTACAACAAATACAGACTCAGCCCAGTTCCACTGGAAAAGCTGATAGAAAGAGATTATGGAATTCACATTCCGCACAACACCATATACAAAGTTTTACTCAAACACGGTTTGGTGGAGGAGAACATGAACAAGAAGAAGAGGAGGAAATGGGTTAGATACGAGAGAAAACACTCCATGTCCTTATGGCAGGGAGACTGGAAAATGCTTGGAGAGAAGTGGATAATAGCCTTTATGGATGATGCTTCTCGCTTCATAACCTGCTACGGTGTTTTTGATTCCGCTACAACTGAGAACACAATCAGAGTTCTGAGAAAGGGATTCGCTGAATATGGCATTCCAGATGAGATTCTTACTGATCACGGAACCCAATTTGTTGCTGCAAAAAGCAGAGAGAAGGCTAGGCACAAGTTTAAAGAATTCTTGAAGGAGAATGGAATAAGGCACATTCTGGCGAGGGTAAACCACCCTCAAACCAATGGAAAGATAGAGAGGTTCTTTGGTTTGATGGAGCAGAAAATTGGTCTTTTTGAATCGCTGGATGAGTTTGTTTACTGGTATAATTACGTGAAGCCTCACATGAGCCTGAATTTTGATGAACTGGAGATTCCTTATCAGGCGTTTCTGAGAAAGTTGCCCGCTGAAAGGGTGTTTGAGTTTAGCGGGAGGTGGTTGATTGAGGAGTGA